From a single Calothrix sp. NIES-2098 genomic region:
- a CDS encoding ATPase central domain-containing protein: MNTTDVQHWQIANQNYLTAALAIVCDRLESYVKRSQGENTAREKSQVLQHNLQAAANQLKAPSALENVCSAFGLTDFERDVLLLCAGLELGGEFAQLCGKAFGNAGDTHATFSLAMAVLSEAHWSALLPASPLRYWRLLEVGAGNVMAYSPLKIDERILHYLTGMSYLDDRLQGLVEPVAAGGELPRSHQSVADRIVKLWQPRIATGSAIQLCGDEDGGKETIASTACSQLGIELWMLRGADIPATIVEREALIRLWEREAMLDNKALLLDCQHLDSTETTRAIRFVEHLRGLLIIVTREPLRTQRLSLLRFDVNKPSASEQKLLWQNALGNWAGDINGHIEPLVMQFNLSSQGIQAACLELQTQGSETAPINTLWNACRAQARTHLDDLAQRIEPVATWDDLVLPALQHQTLKQIAAHVKQRAKVYETWGFASKSANGLGISALFAGMSGTGKTMAAEVLANQLQLDLYRIDLSSVISKYIGETEKNLRRVFDAAEAGGAILLFDEADALFGKRSEVKDSHDRYANIEVSYLLQRMEAYRGLAILTTNLKGALDTAFLRRLRFIVQFPFPDAAQRTEIWRRIFPSNTPTKGLDMVKLGRLNVAGGNIRNIALNAAFLAADGGEAVQMKHLLAAAQSEYAKLEKSLIEAEIGGWV; the protein is encoded by the coding sequence ATGAACACCACAGATGTACAACATTGGCAGATAGCAAACCAAAATTACCTAACGGCAGCTTTGGCAATTGTGTGCGATCGCTTGGAATCTTACGTTAAGCGATCGCAGGGTGAAAACACAGCACGAGAAAAAAGTCAAGTTTTGCAACATAATTTACAAGCAGCTGCCAATCAATTAAAAGCGCCTTCAGCCTTAGAAAATGTGTGTTCCGCCTTTGGCTTAACCGATTTTGAACGGGATGTACTGCTGTTATGTGCTGGCTTAGAACTAGGTGGGGAATTTGCCCAGTTATGTGGGAAAGCCTTTGGAAATGCTGGTGACACTCATGCCACCTTTAGTTTAGCAATGGCAGTTTTATCTGAAGCTCACTGGAGTGCCCTGCTACCAGCATCACCCTTGCGTTACTGGCGTTTGCTGGAGGTGGGCGCGGGGAATGTCATGGCTTACAGTCCCTTAAAGATTGATGAGAGGATACTGCACTATCTCACAGGAATGTCTTACCTCGACGATCGCTTGCAGGGGTTAGTGGAACCAGTCGCAGCAGGGGGAGAATTACCGCGATCGCATCAAAGCGTCGCTGACCGCATTGTAAAACTTTGGCAGCCAAGAATTGCCACCGGCTCGGCGATTCAACTGTGTGGCGATGAAGATGGGGGGAAAGAAACTATTGCATCTACAGCTTGTAGTCAATTGGGTATTGAGTTATGGATGCTGCGCGGGGCGGATATTCCAGCCACAATCGTGGAACGGGAAGCATTAATTCGCCTGTGGGAACGGGAAGCAATGCTGGACAACAAAGCCTTACTCCTAGATTGTCAGCATTTGGACAGCACCGAAACTACCCGCGCCATCCGCTTTGTTGAGCATCTGCGGGGACTGCTAATTATTGTCACCCGCGAACCCCTGCGGACTCAAAGACTTTCCCTACTCCGCTTTGATGTTAACAAACCCAGTGCTAGCGAACAAAAGTTACTTTGGCAAAACGCTTTGGGTAATTGGGCAGGAGATATCAACGGTCATATAGAACCTTTGGTAATGCAGTTTAACCTCAGTTCTCAAGGAATCCAAGCAGCTTGTTTAGAATTACAAACTCAAGGGAGTGAGACAGCGCCAATCAATACCCTGTGGAATGCCTGTCGCGCCCAAGCTAGGACTCACCTAGACGATCTAGCACAGCGCATTGAACCTGTCGCCACTTGGGATGATTTAGTTTTACCCGCACTCCAACACCAGACATTAAAGCAGATAGCTGCCCATGTAAAACAGCGTGCCAAAGTCTACGAAACCTGGGGTTTTGCCAGTAAAAGTGCAAACGGTTTAGGGATTAGCGCCTTATTTGCCGGGATGAGTGGGACAGGGAAAACAATGGCCGCTGAGGTACTGGCAAATCAACTACAGCTTGACCTTTACCGCATCGATTTAAGTTCCGTAATCAGCAAATATATCGGGGAAACCGAGAAGAATTTGCGGCGGGTATTTGATGCGGCGGAAGCAGGAGGCGCGATTCTTTTATTTGACGAAGCCGATGCGTTGTTTGGTAAGCGAAGCGAAGTCAAAGATAGCCATGACCGCTACGCCAATATTGAAGTTAGCTATTTATTGCAGCGCATGGAAGCTTACCGGGGGCTGGCAATTTTAACTACTAATTTAAAAGGCGCTTTGGATACCGCCTTTTTGCGCCGTCTGCGTTTCATCGTCCAATTTCCCTTCCCTGATGCAGCCCAACGCACAGAAATTTGGCGGCGGATTTTTCCCAGTAATACACCTACTAAGGGTTTAGATATGGTGAAATTGGGGCGGTTGAATGTAGCTGGGGGTAATATTCGCAACATTGCCCTGAATGCTGCTTTCTTAGCTGCGGATGGTGGAGAGGCTGTGCAGATGAAACATCTTTTAGCAGCAGCCCAGAGCGAATATGCCAAGTTAGAGAAATCTTTGATTGAAGCGGAAATTGGAGGTTGGGTATGA